A region from the Danaus plexippus chromosome 26, MEX_DaPlex, whole genome shotgun sequence genome encodes:
- the LOC116774278 gene encoding thioredoxin-like protein 4A, with protein MSYMLGHLHNGWQVDQAILSEEDRVVVIRFGHDWDPTCMKMDEVLYSIAEKVKNFAVIYLVDITEVPDFNKMYELYDPCTVMFFFRNKHIMIDLGTGNNNKINWPLEDKQEMIDIIETVYRGARKGRGLVVSPKDYSTKYRY; from the exons ATGAGTTATATGCTAGGACATTTACACAACGGCTGGCAAGTAGACCAAGCTATTTTGTCTGAAGAAGATCGCGTTGTT GTGATAAGATTTGGCCATGACTGGGATCCTACCTGTATGAAAATGGACGAAGTGTTGTATAGTATCGcggaaaaagtaaaaaattttgcCGTCATCTATCTGGTGGACATCACCGAGGTTccagattttaataaaat gTACGAGTTATACGATCCCTGCACagttatgtttttctttcgTAACAAACACATTATGATAGATTTGGGCACGGGTAATAACAATAAGATCAATTGGCCTCTAGAAGACAAACAGGAGATGATCGACATCATCGAGACGGTGTATCGTGGTGCTCGCAAAGGCCGTGGTCTTGTAGTGTCTCCAAAAGACTATTCCACTAAATACAGATACTGA